The following DNA comes from Candidatus Poribacteria bacterium.
GATACCTTGCGGGTCGATCAGATCAATTGGTAAATAACATCACTCGCCGTATATCCGCCTGCGCTTGCTTCGCAGTGAGAATGCAGGCTACAATTTGGGTTTAACGTTTCATTACGGGCGAGAGAACCTCGCCCCTACGGTCTCGTTGCTATTTTATGTAGGGATGTCATTCCTAAGTTCAGTTACGACAAAGCATTATAGAGTTCTATGTGTCGTTGCAGCACGGCATCTGAATCGGGTGGATTGATGACCTCAATAGAGACGAACCCGTCATATCCATCCTGTGCGAGAAGCGTAAGCGAATCTTTTTCCGTGTCGGGCAAGGGTCCGCTGTCGCCGAAGTTGACATGCGCATGTCGCACCTTGCCGCGCAGGTGCACATAAGCGACGTCTATAGGTTCCCCATGGCGAACGTGATGTGCTGCGTGCCAGTTCACAAAAGTATTCTGCGCTGCTGCTCGGTGTAAGGTTTCGGCGACCCAACTGGCGATGAGATTGCCGTGTGTCTCCAAACAGAGTGCAACACCGGCATCGCCAGCGAGGCCATCACACGCACGAATGCCTTCCGCTTCCCAATCCAAAGTCTGGGATACCGCAACGGGTGTTTCCGGCACCCGATCCCCGAAAATCCGAATATTTTTGGCGCCCATGGTTTCGGACAAGTCGATATACCGCTTGAGCAACTCTACCTGTTCGGCGCGTTTTTGTGCGTCCGGATCTATGAATCGCACACCCGTCGCGATGCAGGAGAGTTCAATACCACTATCGGTCAAGCGATGGCGCGCTTCCTGCAGCTGCTGGGGTGTCGAATCCAACTCCACGCCGTGCCCGTGATCCCACTCGACGCGGAGTTCTAAGTGTTCGTAATTGTAGTGTTTCACTTTGTCAATGAGTTCTGCCAGCGTTAGCGGCGGACATACAGACGACATAAAACCAAATTTCATTTTTTAATCTTTCCTTACGGTTCGGTCAGGTGAATTGGATAAATAACGTTAATCGACGTAGATCCGCCTTCCGCTTCGCTTACAGACTACGGTCTCGTTAAAACTCTTTTTTTATACTTTGCGGATAAGCATCGATTGTTTCTTCCTCAACGGGCGGTTCGGTCAGGTGAATTGGATAAACAACATTAATCGACGTAGATCCGCCTTCCGCTTCGCTTACAGGCTATGGTTTCGTTAAAACTGCTTTTTTATACTTTGCGGATAAACATCGATTGCCTCTCTCAACGGTTTGTGTGTTCAAGTCACCTGCACCGTTGTTGCAGGCTTGTGGTTTTGACATTTTATTAGGTTAATCTCGAATGTCAACAGATGAGCTACCATCCGTCCCTTTCCTAACATTAATCTTGACGGGCAAACGTCTTGTTAATTCCTGAATATGGCTGATAAGGAAAATGCTGCGTCCCTGCATACGGAGTCCTTCCAGTGCGGCGATAGCGATGTCAAGCGTTTCTGTATCGAGTGTGCCGAATCCTTCGTCGAGGAACAACGAGTTGAGTTGTGCACGTCCGCGACTCAGATCCGCAAGCGCGAGTGCCAAAGCGAGACTTGTCAGAAACGATTCCCCGCCAGAGAGCGTTTCCACAGGACGTTCCTCGTTGGCGTTCCATCGGTCAATAACCGTCAAATCACCGATTCCCTCAACTTTAAGCTGGTAACGCTCAGAGGTGAGATAACGCAACTGCACATTGGCAATACTGCCCATCTGCTTGAACATAATCTCCAGTGCAAAATCACGCAAATCGTTTCTCGGAATTGTGTCCTGTAATCTTTTCCAACGGTTCAACTCCTGTTCTGCCTCACTGATTTCAGCACCGAGTGCCTGACGTTTTTCAAGCGCATCTTTCAAATTGTCGATTCTTTGCTGTTGCGCGCCTCGCTCTTCCAATTTTGCTTGGAACTGTGCTTCGACTTCCTGAACTTGGGTTTCAATTGCCTCTAATACCTCCGGATCAAATGGGTTCTCCTGAAACCGAGTACGTAATTCGGTAATCACTAATTCAAGAGCCTGCTTTTCATTTTCATGAGCATCAATTCGATCAGTCAGTTCTTGCATCTGTTCCTCATCCCGGAAGGCGTTATCGTGTGCTTCTGGTGAATCAAATTCTGCATCACTTAACTTCTTAAAGTAAGTATCGCGCGCCGTCTTAAGTTTTTGGGAGGATTCTTCATCCTGTTCCTCACAATGCCCATGGGTCGTCTGCTTTTGCGTGAGCAGATCCCGGCTTTTCTGTAATTGACGGTTGACTTCCTCACGTTCGTTCTCTTTCGCCTGCAGTTCCGCTTCCAACTTATCAATAGCGGCGTTAATCTCATCTTCCGTTTCGAACCCACCCGTTTTATCACGGACGGCGCTGAGATATGTTTCCCCATTGCATCGATACCGGTCTATCTCGGCGTTTAGGGTTTCGCGGCGTTCTTTCAAACCTTTAAGATTCGTTTGGTCTGCCTCGATACTGGTGTCAAGCACTTGAAGTTGTGTCTTTGCGCTGTCCCGTTCCTGCTCATGCTTTCCAACTTCCTCAATCTTATCATCAAATTGCTCTACCGCCGCAGCAGGAGCAATACCGTGAAAAGTATCAGGCATAGATTCCCAAAAACGGGTTTCTGTCGCTGCAATATCCGCATGCCAATCCGCAATAATATTGCTTAAATCGGTCAACTGCGTTTCAGTATCGTTTAAGTCCTTCGTCTCGCGCTTGATATCTTTTTGACAGGTTTCGAATTGTTGTGACACCATTTGAAGGGCATTTGATGCCTGTGCGTGGGTCTGTTCAGCTTCCGTGATGCCTGCGATAGTCGTATCCGCTATGTCGAACTGTTTAGATGCCCATTTTGACGAAACACCAGCGTCCGGATAGATCGCCTGCCATTCAGTGAAGGACTTCGCGGCTTCGTCACGCAGGGTTGCTATCTGTGCTGTGCATGTTTTAATCTGATCCGCAGTGTTATGACGATTCTGTTCAGTTTGAATTTGCTGAGTCTTCAAATTTTGTAGCTCTGCTTGCGCTGCATCTGCCTCGGTCTCTGCAGCTGCTAAAGTCTCTTTTACACGCTGAAGTTGTTCCTCACTTTCAGGTTCCACAACCTCAGCGGACGGATGCTCTGTCGCGCCACACACCGAACACGGTTCTCCGGGTTGAAGGCGTTGACGGAGTTGATTGATCGGGTTCGCCCACATCGCAGATTCTCTCTCTATTTCACAACGTTGAACGCCTTCAGCGGCTCCCTGACACGCTTTGTTTTGACGTGCTAAGTCGGTTTCGATCTGTTCAAGTTCTGCATCCAGTGCCGCTGTAGTATCATTTAATGCGCTTAGTTGATTTTCAGCATCCGCCAAGTCGTCTTGGGTGGCTTCATATTTCTGTGCAATGGGTTGTGCCTGAGATGCCTGCTGCTTTCGGTCAGTCCATTCCTCGTGGGTGCCGGTTGCCAACAATTTGTTCAATTGTGTAGTGGCATCCTCTAACGTCGTCTCTGCCTCTGCTTTTTCGGAGAGACGTTTTTGCCGAGCGTGAGTTAATTTCTTAATTTCCCGTTTCAATGCGGATAGATTCTTTTCGGTGTTTGTTTTATTCGCCAACTCCGTTTCTAACCGCTTTTCTTGCGAACCGAGTTCCGCGTGAA
Coding sequences within:
- a CDS encoding AAA family ATPase, whose amino-acid sequence is MKLCRLKLKNLNSFREPIELDFENPPLGDASLVAITGPTGAGKTTLLDAICVALYGKTPRLSGTGSQHPRHLISHGETEGFVEVHFIANETRYVAVWSLRRGSPAEVRLSYAEDNKLISDKLSGKGKTLGSSQRTVSEEVESILGLDFDAFRRSVMLAQGEFAAFLKAKQEDRRQILEATAGIHIYDLLRQALNEKVNEVEAANADVLDKLNKIPEASQEQLTEAETELESLQTEADALGTQSQHIQDEKQREEGRTVDFERLQSSKDRQNELTEQQPEIHTLQTTLENANRADRLRPEKQTYDTAKSDLENAEKALDTATTEKTQTEAQVKTDQTLYDEKEKAYQTTSQEHAQKMPRYRDAKLDVARAADQFAEADRQTSDLAELDNQIDTLSSQLDDRQTEQSQLHEKIQAAQTFLDENPLPFDRQQRLTRATGLHAELGSQEKRLETELANKTNTEKNLSALKREIKKLTHARQKRLSEKAEAETTLEDATTQLNKLLATGTHEEWTDRKQQASQAQPIAQKYEATQDDLADAENQLSALNDTTAALDAELEQIETDLARQNKACQGAAEGVQRCEIERESAMWANPINQLRQRLQPGEPCSVCGATEHPSAEVVEPESEEQLQRVKETLAAAETEADAAQAELQNLKTQQIQTEQNRHNTADQIKTCTAQIATLRDEAAKSFTEWQAIYPDAGVSSKWASKQFDIADTTIAGITEAEQTHAQASNALQMVSQQFETCQKDIKRETKDLNDTETQLTDLSNIIADWHADIAATETRFWESMPDTFHGIAPAAAVEQFDDKIEEVGKHEQERDSAKTQLQVLDTSIEADQTNLKGLKERRETLNAEIDRYRCNGETYLSAVRDKTGGFETEDEINAAIDKLEAELQAKENEREEVNRQLQKSRDLLTQKQTTHGHCEEQDEESSQKLKTARDTYFKKLSDAEFDSPEAHDNAFRDEEQMQELTDRIDAHENEKQALELVITELRTRFQENPFDPEVLEAIETQVQEVEAQFQAKLEERGAQQQRIDNLKDALEKRQALGAEISEAEQELNRWKRLQDTIPRNDLRDFALEIMFKQMGSIANVQLRYLTSERYQLKVEGIGDLTVIDRWNANEERPVETLSGGESFLTSLALALALADLSRGRAQLNSLFLDEGFGTLDTETLDIAIAALEGLRMQGRSIFLISHIQELTRRLPVKINVRKGTDGSSSVDIRD
- a CDS encoding sugar phosphate isomerase/epimerase yields the protein MKFGFMSSVCPPLTLAELIDKVKHYNYEHLELRVEWDHGHGVELDSTPQQLQEARHRLTDSGIELSCIATGVRFIDPDAQKRAEQVELLKRYIDLSETMGAKNIRIFGDRVPETPVAVSQTLDWEAEGIRACDGLAGDAGVALCLETHGNLIASWVAETLHRAAAQNTFVNWHAAHHVRHGEPIDVAYVHLRGKVRHAHVNFGDSGPLPDTEKDSLTLLAQDGYDGFVSIEVINPPDSDAVLQRHIELYNALS